The following coding sequences are from one Catharus ustulatus isolate bCatUst1 chromosome 30, bCatUst1.pri.v2, whole genome shotgun sequence window:
- the USP21 gene encoding ubiquitin carboxyl-terminal hydrolase 21 — MPQASEHRLGRARDPGAVVTAQPRPGARLPSGHRALSQERHAAPNGLSPAPKLRLLPPRPPPPHEDPRPKKLELERGRAAKRGDPAPRGPGGRRGPVKADHGVRVPGGAPQVPGSASFSLPSAAERRRSNLARSKSISIGDLSQGGGGGGGGVPSRAEDVAVALSRLVLRDCGHPLGAGALALRRSSSLRRVTVAPGPDGKATPPLLSVRPEGGPRSRTEPPYGHGPGSPAPGRTEDKAAATHHTLLLGSGHVGLRNLGNTCFMNAVLQCLSSTKPLRDYCLRRDFQQEQPPGPRAPQELTEAFADVIAALWHPDSSEAVNPGRFKAVFQKYVPSFTGYSQQDAQEFLKFFMDRLHVEINRKGRRTPSILSDTRRPPALEDPETLSDDERANQMWKRYLEREDSKIVDLFVGQLKSCLKCQACGYRSTTFEVFCDLSLPIPKKSFAGGKVSLHDCFSLFTKEEELDSENAPVCDKCRQRTRSTKKLTIQRFPRILVLHLNRFSTTRYSIKKCSVFVDFPLQQLNLREFASEKAGSPVYSLYALCNHSGSVHYGHYTAFCRDPAGWRVYNDSRVSPISENQVPSSEGYVLFYELEEPPGRRP; from the exons ATGCCCCAGGCCTCGGAGCACCGCCTGGGCCGCGCCAGGGACCCCGGAGCCGTGGTGACCGCGCAGCCCCGGCCGGGCGCCCGCCTGCCCAGCGGCCACCGAGCGCTGAGCCAGGAGCGCCATGCGGCCCCCAACGGGCTCTCCCCGGCCCCCAAACTCCGCCTGCTGCCCCCCCGGCCCCCTCCGCCGCACGAAGACCCCCGCCCCaagaagctggagctggaacGGGGCCGGGCGGCCAAACGGGGGGACCCCGCTCCCCGCGGGCCGGGGGGTCGCCGGGGCCCGGTGAAAGCCGATCACGGCGTGCGGGTGCCCGGGGGTGCCCCGCAGGTGCCCGGCAGTGCCTCCTTCTCGCTGCCCAGCGCGGCCGAGCGGCGCAGGAGCAACTTGGCCCGCTCCAAATCCATCAGCATCGGGGACCTGAGCCAGGGAGGTGGCGGAGGTGGTGGCGGTGTCCCCAGCCGAGCCGAGGACGTGGCGGTGGCGCTGAGCCGGCTGGTGCTCAGGGACTGCGGGCACCCGCTGGGCGCGGGCGCTCTGGCGCTCCGGAGGAGCTCCTCGCTCCGCAGGGTCACCGTGGCACCCGGGCCCGACGGCAAGGCCACCCCTCCGCTGCTCTCCGTGCGCCCCGAGGGCGGGCCCCGCTCCCGCACCGAGCCCCCGTACGGCCACGGCCCCGGCAGCCCCGCGCCCGGCCGGACCGAGGACAAGGCGGCCGCC ACGCACCAcacgctgctgctgggctcgggACACGTCGGCCTCAGGAATTTGGGCAACACG TGCTTCATGAACGCggtgctgcagtgcctgagcaGCACCAAACCCCTGCGGGACTACTGCCTGCGCCGGGacttccagcaggagcagccccccGGCCCCCGCGCCCCCCAGGAGCTCACCGAAG CCTTCGCCGATGTCATCGCCGCCCTCTGGCACCCCGACTCCTCCGAGGCCGTCAACCCCGGGCGCTTCAAGGCTGTGTTCCAAAAATATGTCCCCTCCTTCACAGGCTACAG CCAGCAGGACGCGCAGGAATTCCTCAAATTCTTCATGGACCGGCTGCACGTGGAGATCAACAGGAAGGGCCGGCGCACCCCCAGCATCCTGTCGGACACACGGAGACCCCCGGCCCTGGAGGACCCCGAAACGCTCAG CGACGACGAACGCGCCAACCAGATGTGGAAACGGTACCTGGAGAGGGAGGACAGCAAGATTGTGG ATCTCTTTGTGGGGCAGCTGAAGAGCTGCCTCAAGTGCCAGGCCTGCGGTTACCGCTCCACCACCTTCGAGGTGTTCTGCGACCTCTCGCTGCCCATCCCAAAG AAAAGCTTTGCCGGGGGGAAGGTCTCGCTCCACGACTGCTTCAGCCTCTTCACcaaggaggaggagctggactCGGAGAACGCCCCG gtgtGTGACAAGTGCCGGCAGCGGACGCGGAGCACCAAGAAGTTGACGATCCAGCGCTTCCCACGCATCCTGGTGCTCC ACCTGAACCGGTTCTCCACCACTCGCTACTCCATCAAGAAATGCTCCGTCTTCGTGGACTTCCCGCTGCAGCAGCTCAACCTGCGGGAATTCGCCAGCGAGAAGGCGG gcagccctgtgTACAGCCTGTACGCGCTGTGCAACCACTCGGGCAGCGTCCACTACGGTCACTACACGGCGTTCTGCCGCGACCCGGCCGGCTGGCGCGTCTACAACGACTCCCG CGTCTCGCCCATCAGCGAGAACCAGGTGCCGTCCAGCGAGGGCTACGTGCTGTTCTACGAGCTGGAGGAGCCCCCCGGCCGcagaccctga
- the PPOX gene encoding protoporphyrinogen oxidase isoform X2 produces MPRTVAVVGGGISGLAACYHLVRAPRPPKVLLLEASGRFGGWLQSSRTPEGAVFEHGPRGVRPAGTAGAETLHMVSELGLAGDVLAVPRGHPAARNRFLYLGGALHPLPSGLGGLLRAVPPFSRALLWSGVRDLLTPPGTGPDESAHSFAQRRFGPEVADVAVDSLCRGVFAGDSRALSVRSCFPALFEAERRRGSVLLGLALPHGERVAVPEVSLSRRARAERWSQWSLRGGMETLARALVTFVSPRGAELRCHAPVSHLCHRRGRWQLTLPDRTVTADHVISAIPAAALARALPPEAEPLSRELGAIGAASVAVVNLQFRGVTLPVTGFGHLVPSSEDPALLGVVYDSVAFPELDGSAGVRLTDCIPQYTLGHWERLERIQRFLQEQRLPLSLIGASYRGVSVNDCIAGAKAAVGRVLGVPP; encoded by the exons ATGCCGCGGACCGTGGCCGTCGTGGGCGGCGGCATCAGCGGCCTGGCCGCCTGTTATCACCTGGtgcgcgccccccgcccgcccaAG gtgctgctgctggaggccaGTGGCCGGTTCGGGgggtggctgcagagctcccGGACCCCCGAGGGCGCCGTGTTCGAGCACGGACCGAGAGGCGTCCGGCCGGCCGGGACCGCGGGGGCGGAGACCCTGCACATG gtGTCCGAGCTGGGCCTGGCCGGTgatgtcctggctgtccccaggggccaCCCGGCGGCGCGGAACCGATTCCTGTACCTGGGGGGGGCCCTGCACCCCCTGCCCTCGGGGCTGGG ggggtTACTCAGAGCTGTCCCCCCCTTTTCCCGGGCCCTGCTCTGGAGCGGGGTTCGGGACCTGCTGACGCCGCCGGGGACGGGGCCGGACGAGAGCGCTCACAGCTTCGCCCAGCGCCGCTTCGGGCCCGAG gtggCCGATGTCGCCGTGGACAGCCTGTGCCGGGGGGTGTTTGCCGGGGACAGCCGCGCTCTCAGTGTCCGTTCCTGTTTCCCCGCCCTGTTCGAGGCCGAGCGGCGCCGCGGCTCcgtcctgctggggctggcgcTGCCACAcg GTGAGCGGGTGGCGGTCCCCGAGGTGTCGCTGTCGCGGCGGGCGCGCGCGGAGCGCTGGAGCCAATGGTCCCTGCGGGGGGGGATGGAGACCCTGGCCCGCGCCTTGGTGACATTCGTGTCCCCGCGCGGCGCCGAGCTGCGCTGCCACGCGCCCGTGTCACACCTGTGCCACCGCCGCGGCCGCtggcag ctcactTTACCTGACCGCACCGTCACGGCCGACCACGTGATCAGCGCCATCCCGGCCGCAG cgctGGCCCGGGCGCTGCCGCCCGAGGCGGAGCCGCTGTCGCGGGAGCTCGGGGCCATCGGGGCCGCGTCCGTGGCCGTGGTCAATCTGCAGTTCCGGGGGGTCACCCTGCCCGTCACG GGCTTTGGTCACCTGGTGCCATCCTCGGAGGACCCCGCGCTCCTCGGTGTCGTTTATGACTCGGTGGCGTTCCCGGAGCTCGATGGCAGCGCCGGAGTGCGGCTCAcg GACTGCATCCCCCAGTACAcgctgggacactgggagcgCCTGG agcggATCCAGCgcttcctgcaggagcagcggCTCCCCCTGAGCCTCATCGGCGCCTCCTACCGGGGGGTCTCGGTCAACGACTGCATCGCGGGGGCCAAGGCGGCCgtggggagggtcctgggggtcccccCCTGA
- the PPOX gene encoding protoporphyrinogen oxidase isoform X1, which translates to MPRTVAVVGGGISGLAACYHLVRAPRPPKVLLLEASGRFGGWLQSSRTPEGAVFEHGPRGVRPAGTAGAETLHMVSELGLAGDVLAVPRGHPAARNRFLYLGGALHPLPSGLGGLLRAVPPFSRALLWSGVRDLLTPPGTGPDESAHSFAQRRFGPEVADVAVDSLCRGVFAGDSRALSVRSCFPALFEAERRRGSVLLGLALPHGERVAVPEVSLSRRARAERWSQWSLRGGMETLARALVTFVSPRGAELRCHAPVSHLCHRRGRWQLTLPDRTVTADHVISAIPAAALARALPPEAEPLSRELGAIGAASVAVVNLQFRGVTLPVTGFGHLVPSSEDPALLGVVYDSVAFPELDGSAGVRLTVMLGGAWFQQSLGDPRAVPPELLLSRARAAVREQLGLGRTPDRAAVRVQQDCIPQYTLGHWERLERIQRFLQEQRLPLSLIGASYRGVSVNDCIAGAKAAVGRVLGVPP; encoded by the exons ATGCCGCGGACCGTGGCCGTCGTGGGCGGCGGCATCAGCGGCCTGGCCGCCTGTTATCACCTGGtgcgcgccccccgcccgcccaAG gtgctgctgctggaggccaGTGGCCGGTTCGGGgggtggctgcagagctcccGGACCCCCGAGGGCGCCGTGTTCGAGCACGGACCGAGAGGCGTCCGGCCGGCCGGGACCGCGGGGGCGGAGACCCTGCACATG gtGTCCGAGCTGGGCCTGGCCGGTgatgtcctggctgtccccaggggccaCCCGGCGGCGCGGAACCGATTCCTGTACCTGGGGGGGGCCCTGCACCCCCTGCCCTCGGGGCTGGG ggggtTACTCAGAGCTGTCCCCCCCTTTTCCCGGGCCCTGCTCTGGAGCGGGGTTCGGGACCTGCTGACGCCGCCGGGGACGGGGCCGGACGAGAGCGCTCACAGCTTCGCCCAGCGCCGCTTCGGGCCCGAG gtggCCGATGTCGCCGTGGACAGCCTGTGCCGGGGGGTGTTTGCCGGGGACAGCCGCGCTCTCAGTGTCCGTTCCTGTTTCCCCGCCCTGTTCGAGGCCGAGCGGCGCCGCGGCTCcgtcctgctggggctggcgcTGCCACAcg GTGAGCGGGTGGCGGTCCCCGAGGTGTCGCTGTCGCGGCGGGCGCGCGCGGAGCGCTGGAGCCAATGGTCCCTGCGGGGGGGGATGGAGACCCTGGCCCGCGCCTTGGTGACATTCGTGTCCCCGCGCGGCGCCGAGCTGCGCTGCCACGCGCCCGTGTCACACCTGTGCCACCGCCGCGGCCGCtggcag ctcactTTACCTGACCGCACCGTCACGGCCGACCACGTGATCAGCGCCATCCCGGCCGCAG cgctGGCCCGGGCGCTGCCGCCCGAGGCGGAGCCGCTGTCGCGGGAGCTCGGGGCCATCGGGGCCGCGTCCGTGGCCGTGGTCAATCTGCAGTTCCGGGGGGTCACCCTGCCCGTCACG GGCTTTGGTCACCTGGTGCCATCCTCGGAGGACCCCGCGCTCCTCGGTGTCGTTTATGACTCGGTGGCGTTCCCGGAGCTCGATGGCAGCGCCGGAGTGCGGCTCAcg GTGATGCTGGGCGGGGCCTGGTTCCAGCAGAGCCTCGGGGACCCCCGGGCCGTGCCcccggagctgctgctgagccgGGCCCGGGCGGCCGTGAGGgaacagctggggctgggccgGACCCCCGACAGGGCGGCCGTCAGGGTGCAGCAg GACTGCATCCCCCAGTACAcgctgggacactgggagcgCCTGG agcggATCCAGCgcttcctgcaggagcagcggCTCCCCCTGAGCCTCATCGGCGCCTCCTACCGGGGGGTCTCGGTCAACGACTGCATCGCGGGGGCCAAGGCGGCCgtggggagggtcctgggggtcccccCCTGA
- the B4GALT3 gene encoding beta-1,4-galactosyltransferase 3 isoform X1, with product MLRRLLERPCSLALLVGCQFAFVAYFSLGGFRNLTALFGRSTGPVVDYSRTHDVYANLSRIGSVPAAPPDPARPLPFCPERSPFLVGPLTVSFARVPTLEQIQAKNPRVQRGGRYQPPQCESRSRTAVIVPHRNRESHLGHLLYYLHPFLQRQQLHYGIYVVHQAGNSTFNRAKLLNVGVKEALKDEDWDCLFLHDVDLIPENDHNLYTCDPWNPKHVSVAMNKFGYSLPYPQYFGGVSALTPDQYMKMNGFPNEYWGWGGEDDDIATRVRLAGMKISRPPISIGHYKMVKHKSDKGNEENPHRFDLLVRTQRSWTQDGMNSLSYSLLARELRPLYTNLTVDIGSDPRARPPGGLREEMLRQPPRGDLPLSLSLSLLLSLSPPRPPNATEAAPPFVSQREGTEVGRGNQSVGRGHP from the exons ATGCTGCGGCGGCTGCTGGAGCGGCCGTGCTCGCTGGCGCTGCTGGTCGGGTGCCAGTTCGCCTTCGTGGCCTATTTCTCGCTGGGCGGGTTCCGGAACCTCACGGCGCTGTTCGGCCGCTCCACCGGGCCCGTCGTGGATTATTCCCGGACCCACGACGTGTACGCGAACCTGAGCCGGATCGGTTCGGTACCGGCAGCACCGCCAGACCCCGCGCGGCCGCTGCCGTTCTGCCCCGAGAGATCGCCGTTCCTCG tgggtCCCCTGACCGTGTCCTTCGCCCGGGTGCCGACTCTGGAGCAGATCCAGGCCAAGAACCCGCGGGTGCAGCGGGGGGGGCGGTACCAGCCCCCCCAGTGCGAGTCCCGCTCCCGCACCGCCGTCATCGTCCCCCACCGCAACCGCGAGAGCCACCTGGGCCACCTGCTCTACTACCTGCACCCCTTCCTGCAGCGCCAGCAGCTGCACTACGGCATCTACGTGGTGCACCAG GCCGGGAACTCGACGTTTAACCGCGCCAAGCTGCTGAACGTGGGCGTGAAGGAGGCTCTGAAGGACGAGGACTGGGACTGCCTGTTCCTGCACGACGTGGACCTGATCCCCGAGAACGACCACAACCTGTACACGTGCGACCCCTGGAACCCCAAGCACGTCTCGGTGGCCATGAACAAATTCGGCTACAG cctgccgTACCCGCAGTATTTCGGGGGGGTCTCGGCGCTGACCCCGGACCAGTACATGAAGATGAACGGGTTCCCCAACGAGTactggggatgggggggagAGGACGATGACATCGCCACCAG GGTGCGGCTGGCAGGGATGAAGATCTCCCGCCCCCCCATCTCCATCGGTCACTATAAAATGGTGAAGCACAAGAGCGACAAAGGCAACGAGGAGAACCCGCACAG GTTTGACCTGCTGGTGCGCACGCAGCGCTCCTGGACGCAGGACGGGATGAATTCCCTCTCGTACTCGCTGCTGGCCcgggag ctgcggccgcTCTACACCAACCTCACCGTGGACATCGGCAGCGACCCCCGGGCGCGGccccccggggggctccgggaggaGATGCTGCGCCAGCCCCCCCGCGGGGACCTGCCgctgtccctgtcgctgtcctTGCTGCTGTCGTTGTCACCTCCCCGCCCTCCCAACGCCACCGAGGCGGCGCCGCCCTTCGTGTCACAgcgggaggggacagaggtgggGAGGGGCAATCAGAgcgtggggaggggacacccgTGA
- the B4GALT3 gene encoding beta-1,4-galactosyltransferase 3 isoform X2: MLRRLLERPCSLALLVGCQFAFVAYFSLGGFRNLTALFGRSTGPVVDYSRTHDVYANLSRIGSVPAAPPDPARPLPFCPERSPFLVGPLTVSFARVPTLEQIQAKNPRVQRGGRYQPPQCESRSRTAVIVPHRNRESHLGHLLYYLHPFLQRQQLHYGIYVVHQAGNSTFNRAKLLNVGVKEALKDEDWDCLFLHDVDLIPENDHNLYTCDPWNPKHVSVAMNKFGYSLPYPQYFGGVSALTPDQYMKMNGFPNEYWGWGGEDDDIATRVRLAGMKISRPPISIGHYKMVKHKSDKGNEENPHRFDLLVRTQRSWTQDGMNSLSYSLLARELRPLYTNLTVDIGSDPRARPPGGLREEMLRQPPRGDLPLSLSLSLLLSLSPPRPPNATEAAPPFVSQREGTEVGRGNQSVGRGHP; the protein is encoded by the exons ATGCTGCGGCGGCTGCTGGAGCGGCCGTGCTCGCTGGCGCTGCTGGTCGGGTGCCAGTTCGCCTTCGTGGCCTATTTCTCGCTGGGCGGGTTCCGGAACCTCACGGCGCTGTTCGGCCGCTCCACCGGGCCCGTCGTGGATTATTCCCGGACCCACGACGTGTACGCGAACCTGAGCCGGATCGGTTCGGTACCGGCAGCACCGCCAGACCCCGCGCGGCCGCTGCCGTTCTGCCCCGAGAGATCGCCGTTCCTCG tgggtCCCCTGACCGTGTCCTTCGCCCGGGTGCCGACTCTGGAGCAGATCCAGGCCAAGAACCCGCGGGTGCAGCGGGGGGGGCGGTACCAGCCCCCCCAGTGCGAGTCCCGCTCCCGCACCGCCGTCATCGTCCCCCACCGCAACCGCGAGAGCCACCTGGGCCACCTGCTCTACTACCTGCACCCCTTCCTGCAGCGCCAGCAGCTGCACTACGGCATCTACGTGGTGCACCAG GCCGGGAACTCGACGTTTAACCGCGCCAAGCTGCTGAACGTGGGCGTGAAGGAGGCTCTGAAGGACGAGGACTGGGACTGCCTGTTCCTGCACGACGTGGACCTGATCCCCGAGAACGACCACAACCTGTACACGTGCGACCCCTGGAACCCCAAGCACGTCTCGGTGGCCATGAACAAATTCGGCTACAG cctgccgTACCCGCAGTATTTCGGGGGGGTCTCGGCGCTGACCCCGGACCAGTACATGAAGATGAACGGGTTCCCCAACGAGTactggggatgggggggagAGGACGATGACATCGCCACCAG GGTGCGGCTGGCAGGGATGAAGATCTCCCGCCCCCCCATCTCCATCGGTCACTATAAAATGGTGAAGCACAAGAGCGACAAAGGCAACGAGGAGAACCCGCACAG GTTTGACCTGCTGGTGCGCACGCAGCGCTCCTGGACGCAGGACGGGATGAATTCCCTCTCGTACTCGCTGCTGGcgcgggagctgcggccgcTCTACACCAACCTCACCGTGGACATCGGCAGCGACCCCCGGGCGCGGccccccggggggctccgggaggaGATGCTGCGCCAGCCCCCCCGCGGGGACCTGCCgctgtccctgtcgctgtcctTGCTGCTGTCGTTGTCACCTCCCCGCCCTCCCAACGCCACCGAGGCGGCGCCGCCCTTCGTGTCACAgcgggaggggacagaggtgggGAGGGGCAATCAGAgcgtggggaggggacacccgTGA